A single Fluviispira vulneris DNA region contains:
- a CDS encoding SpoIIE family protein phosphatase: MITEQDKFSEIINISGRQRMLSQRITLLCYCNFNNIEKNKFEIKKEIIKLSNLMRESNIYLEQKETELGLQKATQNGFHDKINYFINSAIDCATNDNCKKFSQNFSYNYISNLLSNLNKNVENFSQKSKDDIQRIIKFSRAILIITLLTLLVESLFIFRPLVNQIVKQFNELEIKNKLIFETNKKLEFEMNAAKMVMGNLLPKVELIKSFDDKLDLAYYYQSAVSVGGDLWGIYKFGNKKMILIGDVTGHGAGSAVIASAVSGFMESVSTSKLDDIDSLKKIYIDLSNFINKIENDKFFMTMGLVIFDEDLKSFSFINAAHNFPFLVDYTESESWTVKRLVLGGYRLGNKIDYSDIDNIKINTYEFTDKTILILFTDGLVENMNDKEIPYGENNIKKIIKNKNYINFASSILMQDIIENAYIHYNGKLIEDDVTLVVIKKNI, from the coding sequence ATGATCACAGAACAAGATAAATTTTCTGAGATAATTAATATATCAGGTCGGCAAAGGATGCTCAGTCAAAGAATCACACTGCTTTGCTATTGTAATTTCAATAACATAGAAAAAAATAAGTTTGAGATTAAAAAAGAAATCATAAAATTGTCTAATCTTATGCGTGAGTCAAATATTTATTTAGAGCAAAAAGAAACTGAACTTGGATTGCAAAAAGCAACTCAAAATGGTTTTCATGATAAAATCAATTATTTTATCAACTCAGCAATCGATTGTGCTACAAATGATAATTGTAAAAAATTCTCCCAAAATTTTAGCTATAATTATATTTCAAATTTATTATCTAATTTAAACAAAAATGTTGAAAATTTTTCCCAAAAGAGCAAGGATGATATACAACGAATAATAAAATTCTCTCGCGCTATTCTCATTATAACTCTTTTGACACTGCTAGTAGAATCTCTTTTTATTTTTAGACCATTAGTTAATCAAATTGTAAAACAATTCAATGAACTTGAAATTAAAAATAAACTCATATTTGAAACAAATAAAAAACTTGAATTCGAAATGAATGCTGCAAAAATGGTTATGGGGAATCTTTTACCAAAAGTAGAACTTATAAAGAGTTTTGACGACAAATTGGATCTTGCCTATTACTATCAGAGCGCAGTGAGCGTTGGAGGTGATCTTTGGGGAATATATAAATTTGGTAATAAAAAAATGATCTTAATTGGCGATGTCACAGGTCATGGAGCTGGCAGTGCTGTTATAGCTTCAGCCGTGTCAGGCTTTATGGAATCGGTTTCTACTTCTAAATTAGATGATATAGATTCTCTTAAAAAAATTTATATAGACCTAAGTAATTTTATAAATAAAATTGAAAATGATAAATTTTTTATGACAATGGGTCTTGTAATTTTTGATGAGGATTTAAAAAGTTTTAGTTTTATCAATGCTGCTCATAATTTTCCATTCTTAGTGGATTACACTGAATCGGAAAGTTGGACAGTGAAGAGGCTCGTTCTAGGAGGATATCGCCTAGGCAATAAGATTGATTACAGCGATATTGATAACATTAAAATAAATACTTATGAATTTACAGATAAGACGATACTCATTCTTTTCACAGATGGACTGGTTGAAAATATGAATGATAAAGAAATTCCATATGGGGAAAATAATATTAAGAAGATCATAAAAAATAAGAATTATATCAATTTTGCAAGTTCAATTTTAATGCAAGATATTATTGAGAATGCTTATATTCACTACAATGGCAAATTAATTGAAGATGATGTTACTCTTGTAGTTATAAAAAAGAATATTTAA